Proteins encoded in a region of the Halodesulfovibrio marinisediminis DSM 17456 genome:
- the tig gene encoding trigger factor: MEYKVEDLSPVKKQINITVPVDEVNAALAATIAMYRTNVDLKGFRKGKVPSSVIEGRFKKEVYSEATQDLVNVHINEVIGQGEFSPVSRIDFDGGELVRDEEFTYAISFEVMPEFDLPNYEGIDVEEEKVVVDETEVDEVIDRIRGNMAETVAVAETRAAKDGEIAVIDFAAYENGEPVEGVSAENFQMTLGDKQALEDFEALVKTITVGESGEGEVTFPEDFINPEFAGKSVTMKVTVHAIQEKKLPELNDELAKKAGGFDSVEKMREAVVESYKSSRNQLNKSQAQKTMLDTLLKTVEFPLPDSMVDGHVDSLIQERIERLERQGKSIESLGKTPEELRAEVRPEAEEIAKTQVFLISVAKKEGVEVTDQEVDMQLHQIAMRAGQEFHVVKDYYSKNNLLFSLRDRLLADKAMDAIYEKANVTEVEPKKEEEKED; the protein is encoded by the coding sequence ATGGAATATAAAGTAGAAGATCTGTCTCCGGTTAAGAAACAGATTAATATTACTGTTCCTGTGGACGAGGTTAATGCTGCACTTGCTGCAACAATCGCAATGTACCGTACCAACGTAGACCTCAAAGGTTTCCGTAAAGGTAAAGTACCTTCCAGCGTAATCGAAGGTCGCTTCAAGAAAGAAGTTTATTCTGAAGCAACTCAGGACCTCGTTAACGTACACATCAACGAAGTAATCGGTCAGGGTGAATTCTCTCCGGTTTCCCGTATTGACTTCGACGGCGGCGAACTCGTTCGTGATGAAGAGTTCACTTACGCTATCTCCTTTGAAGTAATGCCTGAGTTTGACCTTCCAAACTACGAAGGTATTGATGTTGAAGAAGAAAAAGTTGTTGTAGACGAAACAGAAGTTGACGAAGTAATCGACCGTATCCGTGGCAACATGGCGGAAACTGTAGCAGTTGCTGAAACTCGCGCTGCGAAAGACGGTGAAATTGCTGTAATCGACTTTGCTGCTTACGAAAACGGTGAGCCTGTTGAAGGTGTATCCGCAGAAAACTTCCAGATGACTCTTGGCGACAAGCAGGCTCTCGAAGATTTCGAAGCCCTCGTTAAAACAATCACTGTTGGTGAGTCCGGTGAAGGCGAAGTTACCTTCCCTGAAGACTTCATCAATCCTGAGTTTGCAGGTAAATCTGTAACCATGAAAGTGACTGTACACGCTATTCAGGAGAAAAAACTTCCTGAACTCAACGACGAACTCGCTAAGAAAGCTGGTGGTTTCGATTCCGTTGAAAAAATGCGTGAAGCTGTAGTAGAATCCTACAAAAGCAGCCGCAATCAGCTCAACAAATCTCAGGCTCAGAAAACCATGCTTGATACCCTCTTGAAAACTGTTGAATTTCCTCTTCCAGATTCTATGGTTGACGGTCATGTTGACAGCCTTATTCAGGAACGCATCGAACGTCTCGAGCGTCAGGGTAAGTCTATTGAATCTCTTGGTAAAACTCCTGAAGAGCTTCGCGCAGAAGTTCGTCCAGAAGCAGAAGAGATTGCAAAAACTCAGGTTTTCCTTATCTCAGTAGCTAAGAAAGAAGGCGTTGAAGTAACTGACCAGGAAGTTGATATGCAGCTTCACCAGATCGCAATGCGTGCAGGTCAGGAATTCCACGTAGTTAAAGATTACTACTCCAAAAACAACCTTCTCTTCAGCCTTCGTGACCGTCTCCTCGCTGACAAAGCTATGGACGCAATCTACGAAAAAGCTAACGTTACTGAAGTTGAGCCAAAGAAAGAAGAAGAAAAAGAAGACTAA